A genomic window from Melanotaenia boesemani isolate fMelBoe1 chromosome 15, fMelBoe1.pri, whole genome shotgun sequence includes:
- the LOC121654071 gene encoding proto-oncogene DBL isoform X2, translating to MAESNPLWGFPRLRRAATSFPGNLHLVLVLRPTGLLSSTPSPSSSTDLGFRFSQDDFLLKMPVVMLRSVGDLLRYIDENHLASDFTAKVEYCHSDWLVLRSSIETFAVTVKEIAQLLQSFGSELSETELPDEANAIEFLLHSHTHRYRQMKDDIRGVLKEGRLLLSNLETVKAAKKDMEEEREIQADMDTVRRLLAQLRDMEEAFDGFFEKHHLKLQQYLQLLHYELSFQQMDEVLERVSAQEKEIASVGTTVVQTELLLKDLDTLDKHAQEEMARAQVLILHGHQLATNHHYALALIVQRCNELRHHCDVITIAIRTKRASLTRMRDLLLRLEEALRWCDEGAYLLASQMVDKFQTREGAQEALQYLSYHQERAPFTLRNSQDTLSLEFEAILTPQLQSQITMVTEKLNSMQSMIRNREQCLRKLADVQVRPIQLVAPRPEPDQSLLRTKSPLFSPKHGVDFNVLNSKFSFDLLPGKRAARRSNSQRKIEVMHDYHGNQSCLYGPNPETDSEAEDNPEQVTRHIIKELIATERIYVDELLSVLLGYRAEMEDPSMSNLLPSALRSQKDVLFGNMPEIYQFHSRIFLQDLQGCLESPERVGACFLQRKQKFQVYERYCQNKPRSELLWRQCSDSQFFQECQKKLDHKLGLDSYLLKPIQRLTKYQLLLKELLKHCVEERYRCELQDALDCMLELLKSVNDSMHQIAITGYQGDLGQLGRVVMQGGFCVWISHKRAAVRMKELARFKPMQRHLFLYEHAVLFCKRRDDDNHDRTPFYSFKSCLRMSAVGITETVKGDVKKFEIWYSGREVVYIVQAPTVEVKTAWLTEIRKILTNQQKLHQDEVPSLPLSDSLHSDSSSATSHSHVYRGEESIHSSSAHSDPVVHSPRRSWPVPAHSVAICEGLEDWGATDLSALSDSEEEDQPAPLVAGRYRVMVESSMASTDDIIFNCGDVIQLLYEDSSGMWMVKNISRGEEGHVLPEDLHRILGETC from the exons ATGGCCGAGTCCAACCCGCTGTGGGGGTTTCCCCGTCTGCGCCGGGCTGCG ACCTCGTTTCCAGGCAATCTGCATTTGGTCTTGGTGCTCCGCCCCACTGGCTTGTTAAGCTCCACCCCCAGTCCATCCTCAAGCACTGATCTGGGCTTTCGCTTTAGCCAggatgacttcctgttgaagatGCCG GTGGTAATGCTGCGTTCAGTCGGTGACCTGCTGCGCTATATAGATGAAAACCACCTGGCATCAGACTTCACTGCCAAAGTGGAGTATTGCCACAGTGACTGGCTTGTCCTCCGCTCG TCCATTGAGACGTTTGCAGTGACGGTGAAGGAGATCGcccagctgctgcagagctttGGATCGGAGCTGTCTGAGACGGAACTTCCAGATGAAGCTAATGCCATTGAATTCTTGCTGCACTCCCACACCCACCGATACCGACAGATGAAG GATGATATCCGGGGTGTGCTGAAAGAAGGACGTCTGCTGTTATCCAACTTAGAAACAGTCAAAGCTGCTAAgaaagacatggaggaagagagggaaatACAAGCTGACATGGACACTGTTCGGAG GCTCCTGGCCCAGCTCAGAGACATGGAGGAGGCATTTGATGGGTTTTTTGAAAAACACCACCTGAAGCTGCAGCAGTACCTCCAGCTGCTGCACTATGAACTCAGCTTCCAGCAG ATGGACGAGGTGCTGGAGCGAGTCTCTGCCCAGGAGAAGGAGATTGCCTCAGTAGGAACCACAGTGGTTCAGACAGAGCTGCTGCTTAAAGACCTGGACACGCTGGACAAACATGCACAG GAGGAGATGGCTCGTGCCCAGGTGTTAATCCTGCACGGGCACCAATTGGCTACCAATCACCACTATGCTCTCGCACTCATCGTCCAGCGCTGCAATGAGCTGCGACATCACTGCGACGTCATTACCATTGCCATACGCACTAAGAGGGCCTCGCTCACTCGGATGCGAGACCTGCTGCTGCGTCTTGAAGAG GCCCTTCGTTGGTGCGATGAGGGTGCTTATCTGCTGGCAAGTCAGATGGTGGACAAGTTCCAGACTAGAGAGGGAGCTCAGGAGGCGCTGCAGTACCTGAGCTATCACCAGGAGAGGGCTCCATTTACACTGAGAAACAGCCAGGACACTCTGAGCCTGGAGTTTGAGGCCATACTGACCCCACAGCTGCAG TCCCAGATTACCATGGTGACAGAGAAGCTGAACTCCATGCAGTCTATGATCAGAAACAGAGAGCAGTGTCTGAGGAAGCTGGCAGATGTACAGGTTCGACCAATACAGCTTGTGGCTCCGCGGCCCGAACCTGATCAGAGCTTATTGCGTACCAAGTCGCCTCTCTTCTCTCCTAAACATG GTGTAGACTTCAATGTCCTGAACTCTAAATTCTCATTTGACTTGCTTCCTGGCAAAAGAGCCGCAAGGAGGAGCAACAGCCAACGAAAG ATTGAGGTGATGCATgattaccatggcaaccagaGCTGTTTGTACGGCCCCAACCCTGAAACAGATTCTGAGGCAGAGGACAATCCAGAGCAGGTCACACG CCACATTATAAAGGAATTGATAGCCACAGAGAGGATCTATGTGGATGAACTACTCTCTGTCCTTCTA GGCTACAGGGCAGAAATGGAGGACCCATCCATGTCTAATCTCCTTCCCTCAGCTCTACGCAGCCAAAAAGATGTTCTGTTCGGCAACATGCCAGAGATTTACCAGTTCCACAGCAG GATCTTCCTCCAAGATCTGCAGGGTTGCCTAGAGTCACCAGAGAGGGTGGGGGCTTGTTTCCTACAACGG aaaCAGAAGTTTCAGGTGTATGAGCGTTACTGCCAAAACAAGCCTCGCTCCGAGTTGCTATGGAGACAATGCTCTGATTCCCAGTTTTTTCAG GAATGCCAGAAGAAGCTGGACCATAAGTTGGGTCTTGACTCTTACCTCCTGAAACCAATCCAGCGTCTCACCAAGTACCAGCTGCTACTCAAG GAGCTTTTGAAGCACTGTGTGGAGGAACGATACCGCTGTGAGCTCCAGGATGCTCTGGACTGTatgctggagctgctgaagtCTGTCAATGACTCAATGCATCAGATAGCCATCACCGGATATCAG GGTGATCTGGGCCAGCTGGGCCGTGTTGTGATGCAGGGGGGCTTCTGCGTGTGGATCAGCCATAAACGTGCCGCAGTTCGAATGAAAGAGCTGGCTAGATTCAAGCCTATGCAGCGTCATCTCTTTCTCTACGAACATGCCGTTCTCTTCTGCAAGCGTAGGGATGATGACAACCATGACAGGACGCCATTCTACAGCTTCAAATCCTGCCTCAGA ATGAGTGCAGTGGGAATCACAGAAACTGTAAAAGGAGATGTGAAGAAATTTGAAATCTGGTACAGTGGCAGGGAAGTGGTGTACATAGTTCAG GCTCCCACAGTGGAGGTCAAAACTGCCTGGCTGACAGAGATTCGAAAAATTCTTACCAATCAGCAGAAACTACATCAAG ATGAGGttccctctcttcctctttcagaCAGCCTTCACTCTGACAG CTCATCGGCAACAAGCCACTCCCACGTGTACAGAGGGGAGGAATCAATCCACAGTAGCTCCGCCCATTCAGACCCTGTGGTTCATTCACCTCGACGCA GTTGGCCCGTCCCTGCTCACTCCGTGGCCATCTGTGAGGGCCTGGAGGACTGGGGTGCTACAGACCTCTCCGCCTTGTCAGATTCAGAGGAGGAGGATCAGCCTGCCCCACTG GTGGCGGGCAGGTACAGAGTCATGGTAGAGAGCAGCATGGCTAGCACTGATGACATCATCTTTAATTGTGGTGATGTCATCCAACTGCTTTATGAGGATTCATCAGGAATGTG GATGGTAAAGAATATcagtcgtggtgaagaaggtcATGTTTTACCTGAGGACTTGCACAGGATTCTGGGAGAGACTTGCTGA
- the LOC121654071 gene encoding proto-oncogene DBL isoform X1: protein MAESNPLWGFPRLRRAATSFPGNLHLVLVLRPTGLLSSTPSPSSSTDLGFRFSQDDFLLKMPVVMLRSVGDLLRYIDENHLASDFTAKVEYCHSDWLVLRSSIETFAVTVKEIAQLLQSFGSELSETELPDEANAIEFLLHSHTHRYRQMKDDIRGVLKEGRLLLSNLETVKAAKKDMEEEREIQADMDTVRRLLAQLRDMEEAFDGFFEKHHLKLQQYLQLLHYELSFQQMDEVLERVSAQEKEIASVGTTVVQTELLLKDLDTLDKHAQEEMARAQVLILHGHQLATNHHYALALIVQRCNELRHHCDVITIAIRTKRASLTRMRDLLLRLEEALRWCDEGAYLLASQMVDKFQTREGAQEALQYLSYHQERAPFTLRNSQDTLSLEFEAILTPQLQSQITMVTEKLNSMQSMIRNREQCLRKLADVQVRPIQLVAPRPEPDQSLLRTKSPLFSPKHGVDFNVLNSKFSFDLLPGKRAARRSNSQRKIEVMHDYHGNQSCLYGPNPETDSEAEDNPEQVTRHIIKELIATERIYVDELLSVLLGYRAEMEDPSMSNLLPSALRSQKDVLFGNMPEIYQFHSRIFLQDLQGCLESPERVGACFLQRKQKFQVYERYCQNKPRSELLWRQCSDSQFFQECQKKLDHKLGLDSYLLKPIQRLTKYQLLLKELLKHCVEERYRCELQDALDCMLELLKSVNDSMHQIAITGYQGDLGQLGRVVMQGGFCVWISHKRAAVRMKELARFKPMQRHLFLYEHAVLFCKRRDDDNHDRTPFYSFKSCLRMSAVGITETVKGDVKKFEIWYSGREVVYIVQAPTVEVKTAWLTEIRKILTNQQKLHQDEVPSLPLSDSLHSDSASEMCVSWGGASVGGCSACLPVPHSSSATSHSHVYRGEESIHSSSAHSDPVVHSPRRSWPVPAHSVAICEGLEDWGATDLSALSDSEEEDQPAPLVAGRYRVMVESSMASTDDIIFNCGDVIQLLYEDSSGMWMVKNISRGEEGHVLPEDLHRILGETC from the exons ATGGCCGAGTCCAACCCGCTGTGGGGGTTTCCCCGTCTGCGCCGGGCTGCG ACCTCGTTTCCAGGCAATCTGCATTTGGTCTTGGTGCTCCGCCCCACTGGCTTGTTAAGCTCCACCCCCAGTCCATCCTCAAGCACTGATCTGGGCTTTCGCTTTAGCCAggatgacttcctgttgaagatGCCG GTGGTAATGCTGCGTTCAGTCGGTGACCTGCTGCGCTATATAGATGAAAACCACCTGGCATCAGACTTCACTGCCAAAGTGGAGTATTGCCACAGTGACTGGCTTGTCCTCCGCTCG TCCATTGAGACGTTTGCAGTGACGGTGAAGGAGATCGcccagctgctgcagagctttGGATCGGAGCTGTCTGAGACGGAACTTCCAGATGAAGCTAATGCCATTGAATTCTTGCTGCACTCCCACACCCACCGATACCGACAGATGAAG GATGATATCCGGGGTGTGCTGAAAGAAGGACGTCTGCTGTTATCCAACTTAGAAACAGTCAAAGCTGCTAAgaaagacatggaggaagagagggaaatACAAGCTGACATGGACACTGTTCGGAG GCTCCTGGCCCAGCTCAGAGACATGGAGGAGGCATTTGATGGGTTTTTTGAAAAACACCACCTGAAGCTGCAGCAGTACCTCCAGCTGCTGCACTATGAACTCAGCTTCCAGCAG ATGGACGAGGTGCTGGAGCGAGTCTCTGCCCAGGAGAAGGAGATTGCCTCAGTAGGAACCACAGTGGTTCAGACAGAGCTGCTGCTTAAAGACCTGGACACGCTGGACAAACATGCACAG GAGGAGATGGCTCGTGCCCAGGTGTTAATCCTGCACGGGCACCAATTGGCTACCAATCACCACTATGCTCTCGCACTCATCGTCCAGCGCTGCAATGAGCTGCGACATCACTGCGACGTCATTACCATTGCCATACGCACTAAGAGGGCCTCGCTCACTCGGATGCGAGACCTGCTGCTGCGTCTTGAAGAG GCCCTTCGTTGGTGCGATGAGGGTGCTTATCTGCTGGCAAGTCAGATGGTGGACAAGTTCCAGACTAGAGAGGGAGCTCAGGAGGCGCTGCAGTACCTGAGCTATCACCAGGAGAGGGCTCCATTTACACTGAGAAACAGCCAGGACACTCTGAGCCTGGAGTTTGAGGCCATACTGACCCCACAGCTGCAG TCCCAGATTACCATGGTGACAGAGAAGCTGAACTCCATGCAGTCTATGATCAGAAACAGAGAGCAGTGTCTGAGGAAGCTGGCAGATGTACAGGTTCGACCAATACAGCTTGTGGCTCCGCGGCCCGAACCTGATCAGAGCTTATTGCGTACCAAGTCGCCTCTCTTCTCTCCTAAACATG GTGTAGACTTCAATGTCCTGAACTCTAAATTCTCATTTGACTTGCTTCCTGGCAAAAGAGCCGCAAGGAGGAGCAACAGCCAACGAAAG ATTGAGGTGATGCATgattaccatggcaaccagaGCTGTTTGTACGGCCCCAACCCTGAAACAGATTCTGAGGCAGAGGACAATCCAGAGCAGGTCACACG CCACATTATAAAGGAATTGATAGCCACAGAGAGGATCTATGTGGATGAACTACTCTCTGTCCTTCTA GGCTACAGGGCAGAAATGGAGGACCCATCCATGTCTAATCTCCTTCCCTCAGCTCTACGCAGCCAAAAAGATGTTCTGTTCGGCAACATGCCAGAGATTTACCAGTTCCACAGCAG GATCTTCCTCCAAGATCTGCAGGGTTGCCTAGAGTCACCAGAGAGGGTGGGGGCTTGTTTCCTACAACGG aaaCAGAAGTTTCAGGTGTATGAGCGTTACTGCCAAAACAAGCCTCGCTCCGAGTTGCTATGGAGACAATGCTCTGATTCCCAGTTTTTTCAG GAATGCCAGAAGAAGCTGGACCATAAGTTGGGTCTTGACTCTTACCTCCTGAAACCAATCCAGCGTCTCACCAAGTACCAGCTGCTACTCAAG GAGCTTTTGAAGCACTGTGTGGAGGAACGATACCGCTGTGAGCTCCAGGATGCTCTGGACTGTatgctggagctgctgaagtCTGTCAATGACTCAATGCATCAGATAGCCATCACCGGATATCAG GGTGATCTGGGCCAGCTGGGCCGTGTTGTGATGCAGGGGGGCTTCTGCGTGTGGATCAGCCATAAACGTGCCGCAGTTCGAATGAAAGAGCTGGCTAGATTCAAGCCTATGCAGCGTCATCTCTTTCTCTACGAACATGCCGTTCTCTTCTGCAAGCGTAGGGATGATGACAACCATGACAGGACGCCATTCTACAGCTTCAAATCCTGCCTCAGA ATGAGTGCAGTGGGAATCACAGAAACTGTAAAAGGAGATGTGAAGAAATTTGAAATCTGGTACAGTGGCAGGGAAGTGGTGTACATAGTTCAG GCTCCCACAGTGGAGGTCAAAACTGCCTGGCTGACAGAGATTCGAAAAATTCTTACCAATCAGCAGAAACTACATCAAG ATGAGGttccctctcttcctctttcagaCAGCCTTCACTCTGACAG TGCATCAGAGATGTGTGTGTCGTGGGGCGGTGCGTCGGTGGGAGGCTGCTCAGCGTGTCTCCCTGTTCCTCACAGCTCATCGGCAACAAGCCACTCCCACGTGTACAGAGGGGAGGAATCAATCCACAGTAGCTCCGCCCATTCAGACCCTGTGGTTCATTCACCTCGACGCA GTTGGCCCGTCCCTGCTCACTCCGTGGCCATCTGTGAGGGCCTGGAGGACTGGGGTGCTACAGACCTCTCCGCCTTGTCAGATTCAGAGGAGGAGGATCAGCCTGCCCCACTG GTGGCGGGCAGGTACAGAGTCATGGTAGAGAGCAGCATGGCTAGCACTGATGACATCATCTTTAATTGTGGTGATGTCATCCAACTGCTTTATGAGGATTCATCAGGAATGTG GATGGTAAAGAATATcagtcgtggtgaagaaggtcATGTTTTACCTGAGGACTTGCACAGGATTCTGGGAGAGACTTGCTGA
- the LOC121654071 gene encoding proto-oncogene DBL isoform X3 produces the protein MAESNPLWGFPRLRRAATSFPGNLHLVLVLRPTGLLSSTPSPSSSTDLGFRFSQDDFLLKMPVVMLRSVGDLLRYIDENHLASDFTAKVEYCHSDWLVLRSSIETFAVTVKEIAQLLQSFGSELSETELPDEANAIEFLLHSHTHRYRQMKDDIRGVLKEGRLLLSNLETVKAAKKDMEEEREIQADMDTVRRLLAQLRDMEEAFDGFFEKHHLKLQQYLQLLHYELSFQQMDEVLERVSAQEKEIASVGTTVVQTELLLKDLDTLDKHAQEEMARAQVLILHGHQLATNHHYALALIVQRCNELRHHCDVITIAIRTKRASLTRMRDLLLRLEEALRWCDEGAYLLASQMVDKFQTREGAQEALQYLSYHQERAPFTLRNSQDTLSLEFEAILTPQLQSQITMVTEKLNSMQSMIRNREQCLRKLADVQVRPIQLVAPRPEPDQSLLRTKSPLFSPKHGVDFNVLNSKFSFDLLPGKRAARRSNSQRKIEVMHDYHGNQSCLYGPNPETDSEAEDNPEQVTRHIIKELIATERIYVDELLSVLLGYRAEMEDPSMSNLLPSALRSQKDVLFGNMPEIYQFHSRIFLQDLQGCLESPERVGACFLQRKQKFQVYERYCQNKPRSELLWRQCSDSQFFQECQKKLDHKLGLDSYLLKPIQRLTKYQLLLKELLKHCVEERYRCELQDALDCMLELLKSVNDSMHQIAITGYQGDLGQLGRVVMQGGFCVWISHKRAAVRMKELARFKPMQRHLFLYEHAVLFCKRRDDDNHDRTPFYSFKSCLRMSAVGITETVKGDVKKFEIWYSGREVVYIVQAPTVEVKTAWLTEIRKILTNQQKLHQGFYPI, from the exons ATGGCCGAGTCCAACCCGCTGTGGGGGTTTCCCCGTCTGCGCCGGGCTGCG ACCTCGTTTCCAGGCAATCTGCATTTGGTCTTGGTGCTCCGCCCCACTGGCTTGTTAAGCTCCACCCCCAGTCCATCCTCAAGCACTGATCTGGGCTTTCGCTTTAGCCAggatgacttcctgttgaagatGCCG GTGGTAATGCTGCGTTCAGTCGGTGACCTGCTGCGCTATATAGATGAAAACCACCTGGCATCAGACTTCACTGCCAAAGTGGAGTATTGCCACAGTGACTGGCTTGTCCTCCGCTCG TCCATTGAGACGTTTGCAGTGACGGTGAAGGAGATCGcccagctgctgcagagctttGGATCGGAGCTGTCTGAGACGGAACTTCCAGATGAAGCTAATGCCATTGAATTCTTGCTGCACTCCCACACCCACCGATACCGACAGATGAAG GATGATATCCGGGGTGTGCTGAAAGAAGGACGTCTGCTGTTATCCAACTTAGAAACAGTCAAAGCTGCTAAgaaagacatggaggaagagagggaaatACAAGCTGACATGGACACTGTTCGGAG GCTCCTGGCCCAGCTCAGAGACATGGAGGAGGCATTTGATGGGTTTTTTGAAAAACACCACCTGAAGCTGCAGCAGTACCTCCAGCTGCTGCACTATGAACTCAGCTTCCAGCAG ATGGACGAGGTGCTGGAGCGAGTCTCTGCCCAGGAGAAGGAGATTGCCTCAGTAGGAACCACAGTGGTTCAGACAGAGCTGCTGCTTAAAGACCTGGACACGCTGGACAAACATGCACAG GAGGAGATGGCTCGTGCCCAGGTGTTAATCCTGCACGGGCACCAATTGGCTACCAATCACCACTATGCTCTCGCACTCATCGTCCAGCGCTGCAATGAGCTGCGACATCACTGCGACGTCATTACCATTGCCATACGCACTAAGAGGGCCTCGCTCACTCGGATGCGAGACCTGCTGCTGCGTCTTGAAGAG GCCCTTCGTTGGTGCGATGAGGGTGCTTATCTGCTGGCAAGTCAGATGGTGGACAAGTTCCAGACTAGAGAGGGAGCTCAGGAGGCGCTGCAGTACCTGAGCTATCACCAGGAGAGGGCTCCATTTACACTGAGAAACAGCCAGGACACTCTGAGCCTGGAGTTTGAGGCCATACTGACCCCACAGCTGCAG TCCCAGATTACCATGGTGACAGAGAAGCTGAACTCCATGCAGTCTATGATCAGAAACAGAGAGCAGTGTCTGAGGAAGCTGGCAGATGTACAGGTTCGACCAATACAGCTTGTGGCTCCGCGGCCCGAACCTGATCAGAGCTTATTGCGTACCAAGTCGCCTCTCTTCTCTCCTAAACATG GTGTAGACTTCAATGTCCTGAACTCTAAATTCTCATTTGACTTGCTTCCTGGCAAAAGAGCCGCAAGGAGGAGCAACAGCCAACGAAAG ATTGAGGTGATGCATgattaccatggcaaccagaGCTGTTTGTACGGCCCCAACCCTGAAACAGATTCTGAGGCAGAGGACAATCCAGAGCAGGTCACACG CCACATTATAAAGGAATTGATAGCCACAGAGAGGATCTATGTGGATGAACTACTCTCTGTCCTTCTA GGCTACAGGGCAGAAATGGAGGACCCATCCATGTCTAATCTCCTTCCCTCAGCTCTACGCAGCCAAAAAGATGTTCTGTTCGGCAACATGCCAGAGATTTACCAGTTCCACAGCAG GATCTTCCTCCAAGATCTGCAGGGTTGCCTAGAGTCACCAGAGAGGGTGGGGGCTTGTTTCCTACAACGG aaaCAGAAGTTTCAGGTGTATGAGCGTTACTGCCAAAACAAGCCTCGCTCCGAGTTGCTATGGAGACAATGCTCTGATTCCCAGTTTTTTCAG GAATGCCAGAAGAAGCTGGACCATAAGTTGGGTCTTGACTCTTACCTCCTGAAACCAATCCAGCGTCTCACCAAGTACCAGCTGCTACTCAAG GAGCTTTTGAAGCACTGTGTGGAGGAACGATACCGCTGTGAGCTCCAGGATGCTCTGGACTGTatgctggagctgctgaagtCTGTCAATGACTCAATGCATCAGATAGCCATCACCGGATATCAG GGTGATCTGGGCCAGCTGGGCCGTGTTGTGATGCAGGGGGGCTTCTGCGTGTGGATCAGCCATAAACGTGCCGCAGTTCGAATGAAAGAGCTGGCTAGATTCAAGCCTATGCAGCGTCATCTCTTTCTCTACGAACATGCCGTTCTCTTCTGCAAGCGTAGGGATGATGACAACCATGACAGGACGCCATTCTACAGCTTCAAATCCTGCCTCAGA ATGAGTGCAGTGGGAATCACAGAAACTGTAAAAGGAGATGTGAAGAAATTTGAAATCTGGTACAGTGGCAGGGAAGTGGTGTACATAGTTCAG GCTCCCACAGTGGAGGTCAAAACTGCCTGGCTGACAGAGATTCGAAAAATTCTTACCAATCAGCAGAAACTACATCAAGGTTTTTATCCCAT ATGA
- the arr3a gene encoding arrestin 3a, retinal (X-arrestin), protein MAKVFKKTSGNGGLTLYLGKRDYVDHVSSVDRVDGVVKVDTADFGDRKAFVQLACAFRYGTEDLDVMGLCFRKDIWIQQIQIYPESSKPELSAMHDTLLKKAGDNSYPFSFDIPTNLPCSVSLQPGPDDKGKACGVDFEVKTYLAKEKNNPDEKIEKKDTARLVIRKIQYAPSEVGAGPKADICKSFMMSDKPVHLQASMEKDLYFHGEDIPIKISINNESNKIVKKIKISVDQTTDIVLYSADKYTKTVLNQEFGETVDSNGTLEKTLTITPLLSENKEKRGLALDGRLKDEDTNLASTTMLRQGVEKEVLGILVSYKIKINLMVAGGGMLGGLTASDVSVELPLNLMHPKPEE, encoded by the exons ATGGCAAA GGTTTTCAAGAAGACCAGTGGAAATGGAGGG CTCACCCTCTATCTGGGGAAGAGAGACTACGTGGACCATGTGTCCTCAGTGGACAGAGTtg ATGGTGTTGTGAAGGTGGATACAGCAGATTTTGGAGACAGAAAAG CTTTCGTGCAGCTGGCATGTGCCTTCCGTTATGGTACTGAAGACCTGGATGTTATGGGCTTGTGCTTCAGGAAGGACATCTGGATCCAGCAGATTCAGATCTACCCTGAGAGCAGCAAGCCCGAACTGAGCGCTATGCATGACACTCTGTTGAAGAAGGCAGGAGACAACTCATACCCATTCTCCTTTGAC ATTCCAACAAACCTACCATGCTCAGTCTCTCTGCAGCCTGGACCTGATGATAAGGGCAAG GCTTGCGGTGTTGACTTTGAGGTAAAAACTTACCTTGCCAAGGAAAAGAACAACCCTGATGAAAAAATTGAAAAGAA GGACACTGCTCGCCTTGTCATTCGTAAAATCCAGTATGCCCCCTCTGAGGTGGGCGCCGGGCCCAAGGCTGACATCTGCAAAAGCTTCATGATGTCTGACAAACCTGTCCACCTACAAGCGTCGATGGAGAAAGAT CTCTATTTTCATGGAGAAGACATCCCAATCAAAATTAGCATAAACAATGAGAGCAATAAGATAGTCAAGAAAATCAAAATCAGTG TGGACCAAACCACAGACATTGTCCTCTACTCTGCAGACAAATACACCAAAACTGTTCTCAACCAAGAGTTTGG AGAGACAGTGGACTCCAACGGCACCCTTGAAAAAACTCTGACCATCACGCCTCTGCTGAGTGAGAACAAGGAGAAACGAGGACTGGCGCTAGACGGACGGCTGAAAGATGAGGACACTAACTTGGCCTCCACCACTAT GCTGCGACAAGGGGTAGAAAAAGAGGTGTTGGGTATTCTGGTTTCCTACAAGATTAAAATTAACCTCATGGTGGCCGGAGGAGG caTGCTGGGTGGTCTCACTGCCAG TGATGTCTCAGTTGAACTGCCCCTGAACCTTATGCACCCCAAGCCTGAAG AGTAA
- the znrd2 gene encoding protein ZNRD2 isoform X1 — translation MALNGDEEDFEWEPPTEAEIKVIQARRERQDKISKLMGDYLLKGYKMLGECCDACGTILLQDKQQKNYCVSCQELDSDIDKDNPALNAQAALSQVRERQLAAQSPAPSQASELNGGPCNSQASSSVPQPRPEHCEGAAAGGRAVVPPPAVPVPAAPASTSALAPTRPPVSLQSSTLRPVLEEAEEAVLTKLRWATTQLQSSTCLEASIQLCSLITSCANSLRSLKDLSQ, via the exons ATGGCTTTGAATGGAG ATGAAGAAGACTTTGAGTGGGAACCACCAACAGAGGCAGAGATAAAGGTGATCCAAGCTCGCAGGGAGCGACAAGACAAAATCAGCAAGCTGATGGGAGATTATTTGCTGAAGGGATACAAAATGCTGGGAGAGTGCTGCGATGCATGTGGG ACTATTCTTCTTCaggacaaacagcagaaaaactaCTGTGTTTCATGCCAGGAGCTGGACTCTGATATTGACAAGGACAACCCAG CTCTGAATGCACAGGCTGCATTGTCTCAAGTGAGAGAAAGGCAGCTAGCAGCCCAATCCCCTGCTCCGTCCCAGGCCTCTGAACTCAATGGAGGTCCATGCAACAGTCAAGCAAGTTCCTCAGTTCCTCAGCCCAGACCAGAGCActgtgaaggagctgctgcaggtggAAGAGCCGTTGTACCCCCACCTGCTGTCCCTGTTCCTGCAGCCCCTGCCTCCACCTCAGCCCTGGCACCCACTCGTCCCCCTGTTTCTCTACAAAGCTCTACCCTCCGACCCGTGTTGGAAGAAGCTGAGGAAGCTGTTCTCACGAAACTTCGTTGGGCCACTACCCAGTTACAGAGTTCAACCTGTTTAGAGGCAAGCATCCAACTCTGCAGCCTCATTACCAGCTGTGCCAACTCCCTGCGCAGCCTCAAGGACCTCAGCCAGTAA
- the znrd2 gene encoding protein ZNRD2 isoform X2 has product MGDYLLKGYKMLGECCDACGTILLQDKQQKNYCVSCQELDSDIDKDNPALNAQAALSQVRERQLAAQSPAPSQASELNGGPCNSQASSSVPQPRPEHCEGAAAGGRAVVPPPAVPVPAAPASTSALAPTRPPVSLQSSTLRPVLEEAEEAVLTKLRWATTQLQSSTCLEASIQLCSLITSCANSLRSLKDLSQ; this is encoded by the exons ATGGGAGATTATTTGCTGAAGGGATACAAAATGCTGGGAGAGTGCTGCGATGCATGTGGG ACTATTCTTCTTCaggacaaacagcagaaaaactaCTGTGTTTCATGCCAGGAGCTGGACTCTGATATTGACAAGGACAACCCAG CTCTGAATGCACAGGCTGCATTGTCTCAAGTGAGAGAAAGGCAGCTAGCAGCCCAATCCCCTGCTCCGTCCCAGGCCTCTGAACTCAATGGAGGTCCATGCAACAGTCAAGCAAGTTCCTCAGTTCCTCAGCCCAGACCAGAGCActgtgaaggagctgctgcaggtggAAGAGCCGTTGTACCCCCACCTGCTGTCCCTGTTCCTGCAGCCCCTGCCTCCACCTCAGCCCTGGCACCCACTCGTCCCCCTGTTTCTCTACAAAGCTCTACCCTCCGACCCGTGTTGGAAGAAGCTGAGGAAGCTGTTCTCACGAAACTTCGTTGGGCCACTACCCAGTTACAGAGTTCAACCTGTTTAGAGGCAAGCATCCAACTCTGCAGCCTCATTACCAGCTGTGCCAACTCCCTGCGCAGCCTCAAGGACCTCAGCCAGTAA